One stretch of Thermanaerosceptrum fracticalcis DNA includes these proteins:
- a CDS encoding PucR family transcriptional regulator, with the protein MGITVKEALKIGGLRTAKVLAGHGGIDREIKSVTVMEVPDIVQWLKGNELILTSGFAVSKNEEDRIRLIQDLAKKGIAGLVVKAKRFLDTIPPEMLETANEYALPIIEMEQQIPYLEVINPIMTEIINRETARLLQFEMIHRKLSEVIFSGGGLYESLYVLAGVFNNPVAVVDRKLKVLGESPENWLNSALLRDIIQKTTNPLEIVIPREALPYYVFPLILEGVVEGYLIVGQENNPIERNALLSVESSLPLLAVDLLRRKAVDQVEKSFRNDFIEDLLLGHIKTESVAQRRAHFLGLPEKGSFLILVLHCSPKIEPNQAENFRYRYYEELQLNLKPLGYSVVAMTDSRNLVVLLNLPQTESQNVFNLLPKFHQELKVKSSCPLSLGVGDVFHALTDARKSFLEASEALEFGRKVWGEGSCTLFSEIGVYRLLCSFPSHEELKKFIPRGLNDLVDYDRAHKTDLVKTLECYLRNGGNAKKTASELFIHYKTLQYRLERISEIACTDLEAGERRLDLHLGLKILDLLAKQGSC; encoded by the coding sequence ATGGGGATAACTGTAAAGGAGGCGCTGAAAATTGGCGGCTTGCGCACGGCCAAAGTTTTGGCAGGCCATGGGGGTATAGACAGGGAAATTAAATCTGTGACAGTTATGGAAGTACCTGATATTGTCCAATGGCTCAAGGGGAATGAATTAATCCTTACCAGTGGTTTTGCCGTTTCCAAAAATGAAGAAGATCGCATCCGGCTAATTCAAGATCTAGCCAAAAAAGGCATTGCCGGCCTGGTGGTCAAAGCAAAGCGTTTTCTCGATACTATCCCCCCGGAGATGTTGGAAACGGCCAATGAATATGCTTTACCCATCATTGAGATGGAACAACAGATTCCCTATCTTGAAGTTATTAACCCCATTATGACCGAAATTATCAACAGGGAGACTGCCCGGCTTTTACAGTTTGAAATGATTCACCGTAAACTTTCAGAAGTAATATTTTCCGGCGGCGGCCTGTATGAATCATTATATGTCCTGGCAGGAGTGTTTAATAATCCTGTAGCTGTTGTGGACAGGAAGTTAAAAGTACTTGGGGAGAGTCCTGAAAATTGGTTGAATTCGGCGCTGCTCAGGGACATTATTCAGAAAACGACAAATCCTTTAGAAATAGTAATTCCTCGAGAGGCTTTACCCTATTATGTTTTTCCCCTTATTCTCGAAGGTGTGGTAGAAGGATACCTTATTGTGGGGCAGGAAAACAATCCTATAGAACGTAATGCTTTGCTTTCTGTAGAAAGTTCTCTTCCCCTTTTAGCTGTTGATTTACTCCGGCGTAAAGCCGTTGACCAGGTAGAGAAAAGCTTTCGTAATGATTTTATTGAAGATTTGTTGTTAGGGCATATCAAAACAGAAAGTGTTGCCCAACGACGTGCCCATTTTTTGGGTTTACCGGAGAAAGGAAGTTTTTTGATTCTTGTTTTGCACTGTTCTCCTAAAATTGAGCCAAACCAGGCAGAAAATTTTCGTTACCGGTATTATGAAGAGTTGCAACTGAATTTGAAGCCGCTAGGTTATTCCGTAGTAGCCATGACAGACAGTAGAAACCTTGTGGTACTGCTTAATCTACCTCAGACAGAAAGCCAAAATGTGTTTAATCTCCTGCCTAAGTTTCATCAGGAGCTCAAGGTTAAATCCTCCTGCCCGTTGTCACTGGGTGTGGGAGATGTCTTCCATGCGCTTACCGATGCCCGTAAGAGTTTTTTGGAAGCTTCTGAAGCCCTGGAGTTTGGACGAAAAGTCTGGGGAGAGGGTTCTTGCACGTTATTCTCAGAGATAGGTGTCTATCGTCTCCTTTGTTCCTTTCCTTCTCATGAGGAATTAAAAAAATTCATCCCCAGGGGTCTTAATGATTTAGTGGATTACGATAGAGCACATAAAACGGATTTGGTAAAAACCCTGGAATGTTACTTGCGAAACGGAGGGAATGCCAAAAAGACGGCTTCTGAGCTTTTTATCCACTATAAGACATTGCAGTATCGTTTGGAGAGAATCAGTGAAATTGCCTGTACTGATTTGGAGGCAGGAGAACGCAGGCTTGATCTGCATTTAGGATTAAAAATACTGGATCTTTTAGCTAAACAGGGAAGCTGTTGA
- the pyrE gene encoding orotate phosphoribosyltransferase: MLDSTQVLEMLKSVGAFKEGHFKFSSGLHGDTYVQCALLLKEPDLSEKVCRVIAEHFRKDKPDIVIGPALGGVIVAYEVARHLGVPGIFTERENGVTTLRRMFTIEPGQRVLVVEDVITTGKSSQEVIDLVEGFGAHVIGVGSIVDRSNGLAKISVPYYSLLEIKMNNYDPEECPLCKKGLPLYKPGSRK, from the coding sequence ATGTTAGATTCCACCCAGGTATTAGAGATGCTCAAAAGTGTTGGTGCTTTTAAAGAAGGACATTTTAAGTTTAGCTCCGGTCTCCATGGTGATACTTATGTTCAGTGCGCTCTTTTACTTAAAGAACCAGATTTATCGGAAAAAGTATGCAGAGTTATCGCCGAACATTTTCGCAAAGATAAACCTGATATAGTTATCGGCCCTGCTTTGGGAGGGGTCATTGTTGCCTATGAGGTTGCCAGACATCTGGGAGTTCCCGGCATTTTTACCGAAAGGGAGAACGGTGTAACGACCTTAAGGAGAATGTTTACTATAGAACCTGGGCAAAGAGTTTTAGTTGTTGAGGATGTTATCACGACAGGAAAATCTTCCCAGGAAGTTATTGACCTGGTAGAAGGATTTGGCGCCCATGTCATAGGTGTGGGATCCATTGTGGACCGGAGTAATGGTTTGGCTAAAATTTCAGTTCCCTACTATTCCCTTTTGGAAATAAAAATGAATAACTATGATCCTGAGGAATGCCCTTTGTGCAAAAAAGGCTTACCTTTATATAAACCGGGAAGCAGGAAATAA
- a CDS encoding dihydroorotase has protein sequence MITTKTLIKGGRVLDPASGFDRITDVLVMGKTVVAVGNNLPEGEIVVDARGKIVVPGLIDIHVHLRDPGLTYKEDLISGTRAAAHGGFTSIACMPNTIPVLDTSEQVRNLVKRARQEALVNVFPVAAVTQGSEGRILTDFQALRDAGAVALSDDGKVIQNSELMYRALLKGKDLGLPISQHAEDSYLSANTVVNEGTVSAKLGVKGDPAISEGLIVGRDIELAACTEGHVHIGHISTARAVAMVRQAKAMGIRVTAEVTPHHLLLTEEDVLKIGVNGKMRPPLRKREDVEELRRALADGTIDVIASDHAPHALSEKEIDITYAANGIVGLETAVGLILTFLVHPGLLKLADAIAAWTYKPAQIFNLYGKGRINAGYDADITIIDLHKKWKVDVDEFYSKGKNTPFNGWELTGKPVLTMVGGKIVWSEEGGIC, from the coding sequence ATGATAACTACGAAGACATTGATTAAGGGTGGTCGTGTTCTGGATCCGGCCAGTGGTTTTGATAGGATTACCGATGTTTTAGTGATGGGAAAAACTGTTGTGGCTGTGGGCAATAATTTACCGGAAGGAGAAATAGTTGTTGACGCCAGGGGGAAAATAGTTGTACCCGGTTTGATCGACATTCATGTTCACCTGCGTGATCCCGGCTTGACCTACAAAGAGGACTTAATATCAGGCACTAGGGCTGCAGCCCATGGGGGATTTACAAGCATTGCCTGTATGCCCAATACCATTCCGGTCTTGGATACTTCCGAACAGGTTAGGAATCTGGTGAAAAGGGCCCGTCAGGAGGCCTTAGTGAACGTCTTTCCAGTGGCGGCTGTTACCCAGGGCTCCGAAGGCAGAATTCTTACTGATTTTCAGGCCTTAAGAGATGCTGGGGCGGTTGCTCTTTCCGATGACGGAAAAGTTATACAGAATTCGGAGCTGATGTATCGCGCCCTTTTAAAAGGGAAAGATCTGGGATTACCCATAAGTCAACATGCAGAGGACAGCTATCTTTCCGCCAACACTGTCGTCAATGAAGGGACAGTCTCAGCAAAGTTAGGCGTGAAGGGTGACCCAGCCATCTCGGAAGGTCTAATTGTAGGACGCGATATTGAATTGGCAGCTTGTACAGAAGGGCATGTTCACATCGGGCATATCAGTACAGCCAGGGCTGTGGCCATGGTACGGCAGGCCAAAGCTATGGGCATTCGTGTAACCGCGGAAGTAACGCCCCACCACCTGCTTTTAACGGAGGAAGATGTCCTAAAGATAGGGGTTAATGGCAAAATGAGGCCTCCCCTCAGAAAAAGGGAGGATGTGGAGGAATTAAGAAGAGCGCTGGCTGATGGTACGATTGATGTCATAGCTTCGGACCATGCACCCCATGCTTTGTCAGAAAAAGAAATTGACATTACTTATGCTGCCAATGGGATTGTGGGTTTGGAGACGGCAGTGGGGTTAATTTTAACGTTTTTGGTACATCCCGGGCTTTTAAAATTAGCAGATGCTATCGCCGCCTGGACCTATAAACCAGCACAAATTTTTAACCTTTATGGGAAAGGACGTATAAATGCCGGGTATGATGCGGACATTACCATTATTGATCTGCATAAAAAATGGAAAGTAGATGTGGATGAGTTCTACTCCAAAGGGAAAAATACCCCCTTTAACGGTTGGGAGCTGACAGGTAAGCCTGTACTGACCATGGTGGGTGGAAAAATAGTATGGTCAGAAGAGGGAGGGATTTGTTGA